The following are encoded together in the Salinibacter grassmerensis genome:
- a CDS encoding DUF4097 family beta strand repeat-containing protein, with translation MCRLSQIFVIFGILGLAAVGGACQRSEESDVARTSDGVLRLGNVEVVDTVARAVAPTGRPLVLEGLRGSVHVTGADRSTADLSFVRRGRGESRPAGRSVLDGISITESGTEAEYTYTLEAEENDYAAVDIQGRVPRASALRIDRLSGSVRIDGVEGGLTIDHRHGDVSVQQAAAPVEATIRNGDLQVDVQRVPADGGLLLKTANGDIHLRLPADAAAQVDAQTDVGTIRTQGLAFTAERFAPVNAGARYDAQMGEGGPTVELRTQNGSIVIEAADTSATDTTSTRVPATVPSSDTIVAPQVDADTVETTNPDTMQADTTTMDRDTVSANP, from the coding sequence ATGTGTCGGCTCTCGCAGATCTTCGTTATCTTCGGCATCCTCGGGCTGGCGGCGGTAGGAGGGGCCTGCCAGCGCTCAGAAGAGTCGGACGTGGCCCGGACGAGTGACGGCGTGTTGCGGCTCGGAAATGTAGAGGTGGTCGACACGGTGGCCCGGGCCGTGGCCCCCACCGGACGCCCCCTCGTCCTCGAGGGGCTGCGGGGCTCGGTGCACGTAACGGGCGCCGACCGGTCAACTGCGGACCTCTCGTTCGTGCGGCGGGGGCGGGGAGAGTCGCGGCCGGCCGGCCGGTCGGTGCTGGACGGCATCTCGATTACCGAAAGCGGCACGGAGGCCGAGTACACGTACACCTTAGAGGCCGAGGAGAACGACTACGCGGCCGTGGACATCCAGGGACGGGTCCCTCGCGCGTCCGCTCTTCGCATCGATCGGTTAAGTGGGTCCGTTCGTATCGACGGGGTGGAGGGGGGCTTGACCATCGATCACCGACATGGGGACGTGAGTGTCCAGCAGGCGGCCGCGCCCGTCGAGGCGACAATCCGCAACGGCGATCTGCAGGTGGACGTCCAGCGCGTTCCGGCGGACGGGGGCCTGTTGTTGAAGACGGCCAATGGCGACATCCACCTCCGCCTTCCGGCCGACGCCGCGGCACAGGTCGACGCCCAAACCGACGTGGGCACCATCCGGACGCAGGGCCTGGCCTTCACCGCCGAGCGGTTCGCCCCGGTCAACGCTGGGGCGCGCTACGACGCCCAGATGGGTGAGGGCGGGCCCACCGTCGAGCTGCGCACCCAGAACGGGTCCATCGTGATTGAGGCCGCCGACACGAGCGCGACAGACACCACGTCGACGCGGGTGCCGGCCACCGTCCCGTCGTCCGACACCATCGTGGCCCCACAGGTAGATGCGGATACTGTTGAGACGACGAATCCCGATACGATGCAGGCCGACACGACCACGATGGATCGGGATACCGTCTCGGCAAACCCCTAA
- a CDS encoding Hsp20/alpha crystallin family protein, with the protein MTQLTRRTPNRAVRDLQREVDSIFDQFFGRGSDDDTSTVWAPRTDLSETDDAFRIRLDVPGMTKDDIAINLQNNTLTVSGERSSERQEEGEEYVRVERAFGNFHRTFTLPNAVDPERVEATYDEGVLTINVPKTEKSTRRQIEIK; encoded by the coding sequence ATGACACAGCTCACACGCCGCACCCCGAACCGCGCAGTTCGCGACCTCCAGCGTGAAGTGGACAGCATCTTCGACCAGTTCTTCGGTCGGGGAAGCGACGACGATACGTCGACCGTCTGGGCTCCCCGAACGGACCTGTCGGAGACGGACGACGCGTTCCGCATCCGCCTCGACGTGCCCGGGATGACGAAGGACGACATTGCCATCAATCTCCAGAACAACACGCTGACTGTCAGCGGCGAGCGCTCCAGTGAGCGCCAGGAGGAAGGCGAAGAGTATGTGCGCGTGGAGCGCGCCTTCGGCAACTTCCACCGGACGTTCACCCTGCCCAACGCGGTGGATCCGGAGCGTGTGGAGGCCACCTACGATGAGGGGGTGCTGACAATCAATGTCCCAAAGACGGAGAAGAGCACGCGCCGTCAGATTGAGATCAAGTAG
- the pheA gene encoding prephenate dehydratase gives MAHHVAFQGEPGAFSEEAVRCVFDDAEVHPSATFEDVFEAVERDAVGRAVIPIENAVFGSVRVNYDHLRTHAVTIIGELQLRIHHCLMAPREATIDGLEVVRSHQQALGQCRDWLRTHVPGATPEATPDTAGAARVVAETRDPTTAAVASRRAAERYGLEVLAEGLQDNEQNFTRFLVLAPEDTDASPVGSGAPKTSVTFVLQDNVPGALFKSLAVFALRELDLAKIESRPLVGQPGRYRFYLDVHGDVEDEAVARALDHLREITMALQVLGSYPRGATYPEGAER, from the coding sequence ATGGCCCATCACGTCGCCTTCCAGGGAGAGCCTGGTGCCTTCAGCGAGGAAGCCGTCCGGTGCGTCTTCGACGACGCAGAGGTGCACCCGTCCGCCACGTTCGAGGACGTCTTTGAGGCGGTCGAGAGAGACGCGGTGGGCCGTGCGGTGATCCCCATCGAAAACGCGGTGTTTGGCAGCGTGCGCGTCAACTACGATCACCTCCGCACGCACGCCGTCACGATCATCGGAGAGCTCCAGTTGCGCATTCACCACTGCCTCATGGCGCCGCGGGAGGCGACGATCGACGGGCTGGAGGTCGTACGGTCCCATCAGCAGGCACTCGGGCAGTGCCGAGACTGGCTTCGTACCCACGTTCCGGGCGCGACGCCCGAGGCCACGCCGGATACGGCCGGGGCGGCCCGGGTCGTGGCGGAGACTCGGGACCCGACGACGGCGGCGGTGGCCTCCCGACGGGCCGCCGAGCGGTATGGGCTCGAGGTCCTCGCCGAGGGACTCCAGGACAACGAACAAAACTTCACCCGCTTTCTCGTGCTCGCCCCGGAGGACACGGATGCGTCCCCGGTGGGCTCCGGCGCGCCGAAGACATCCGTCACGTTCGTCCTGCAGGACAACGTGCCGGGGGCCCTCTTCAAGAGCCTCGCTGTCTTTGCGCTCCGCGAATTGGACCTGGCTAAGATTGAAAGCCGCCCCCTGGTGGGGCAGCCGGGCCGCTACCGGTTTTACCTCGACGTGCACGGGGACGTGGAGGACGAGGCCGTGGCACGGGCGCTGGACCACCTCCGAGAAATCACGATGGCTCTTCAGGTGCTCGGTTCCTACCCCCGCGGGGCGACGTATCCTGAAGGGGCTGAGCGGTAG
- a CDS encoding SGNH/GDSL hydrolase family protein, producing MKRPSLPRVLSAGAILLLVFTAPLLTGCDDESLTAPEIQTNLFNSYVALGNSLTAGFQSSGINENTQRDSYAFLLSEQMGTQFTLPVLSNPGCPPPLSQVLPPQRISDEPCAFRAQPSSPTINNVAVPGAATIDVLSNRRSLADPSALTQFILGGKTQIEAAKQANPTFATVWIGNNDVLDGAVMGDTTLVTSVDSFETRYTQLVNQLESINTLEGAVFLGVADVTLIPHFSRGAAYRQAIGVGQSAGVLPPNLEVTSCAPSESGTVLIPFQHGAALVETALGLRERLGSLAPTITIDCSEDRTVEEAIRQNVPDDLEDTVVSQIDEDVRPVSFLTPPEISFLQDRVATFNEQVIREKVNDDYGYVNPNTLFQSNIEQIPVFPELFENPETPWGTDQPFGPLFSLDGIHPSTTTHHLVANALIDEINNTYDDAQLSPVSTP from the coding sequence ATGAAGCGCCCCTCTCTCCCCCGCGTGCTCTCCGCCGGGGCCATCCTGCTTCTCGTCTTCACTGCCCCCCTGCTCACGGGGTGTGATGACGAGTCGCTGACCGCGCCGGAGATTCAGACTAACCTGTTCAACAGCTACGTGGCTCTCGGCAATAGTCTTACGGCTGGCTTCCAGTCTAGCGGCATCAACGAGAACACCCAGCGGGATTCCTATGCCTTCCTTCTCTCAGAGCAGATGGGAACGCAGTTCACCCTTCCTGTGCTTTCGAATCCTGGATGTCCTCCGCCTCTGTCTCAGGTTCTTCCTCCTCAACGCATCTCCGACGAACCCTGTGCATTCCGGGCTCAGCCGTCCTCTCCCACGATTAACAACGTGGCCGTCCCGGGCGCAGCAACAATTGACGTTCTCAGCAACCGCCGCTCGCTCGCTGATCCCAGTGCCCTCACGCAGTTCATTCTCGGAGGAAAAACCCAGATCGAAGCCGCCAAGCAGGCCAATCCGACCTTCGCTACCGTATGGATTGGCAACAACGATGTCCTAGACGGCGCAGTAATGGGCGATACTACTCTCGTGACTTCTGTAGACTCGTTTGAGACCCGTTACACGCAGTTGGTGAATCAACTTGAGTCAATCAACACCTTAGAAGGAGCCGTCTTTCTCGGAGTGGCGGACGTGACCCTCATCCCTCACTTCTCACGTGGGGCCGCTTACCGACAGGCAATCGGTGTCGGGCAGAGTGCGGGAGTGCTGCCCCCGAATCTAGAAGTTACGTCCTGCGCCCCCTCGGAGTCTGGCACCGTCCTCATTCCCTTCCAGCACGGTGCAGCCCTGGTAGAAACCGCCCTTGGCCTGCGAGAGCGACTCGGAAGTCTGGCCCCGACTATCACGATTGATTGCTCCGAAGACCGAACTGTGGAGGAAGCCATCCGACAGAACGTTCCCGATGACCTCGAAGACACAGTCGTAAGTCAGATCGACGAAGACGTCCGACCAGTCTCTTTTCTCACTCCTCCTGAAATCTCATTCCTGCAGGACCGCGTTGCAACCTTCAACGAGCAGGTAATCCGGGAGAAGGTCAACGACGACTACGGGTACGTGAACCCAAATACTCTCTTCCAGAGCAACATCGAGCAGATTCCGGTCTTCCCGGAGCTGTTCGAGAATCCCGAGACTCCTTGGGGCACCGATCAGCCGTTCGGACCGCTGTTCAGCCTCGATGGCATTCACCCGAGTACAACTACCCATCACCTAGTCGCCAACGCTCTCATCGACGAGATTAACAACACCTACGACGACGCCCAGCTCTCCCCCGTGTCCACGCCGTAG
- a CDS encoding sigma-70 family RNA polymerase sigma factor: MQVSREQRMLDQYLQEIGKIDLLEPEEEVELARRIEDDDEEALHKLCRANLRFVVSVAKKYQGQGLSLADLINEGNYGLIKAAKRFDETRGFKFISYAVWWIRQAILQALAEQSRVVRLPLNRIGTISKIRKASARLQQDLDRKPNIEELAEELEIDVQKVREAMKHTSRHLSMDAPFNEEDDNSLLDVLPDEDNDSPDEEMLSESVKIDIERALSALHDREAEITRLYFGIGREHPLTLEEIGKRFDLTRERVRQIKEKALRKLRQRHNRQDLQPHTD; the protein is encoded by the coding sequence ATGCAAGTTTCTCGCGAACAACGGATGCTGGACCAGTATCTCCAGGAGATCGGGAAAATCGACCTTCTCGAGCCGGAGGAGGAGGTCGAGCTGGCACGACGCATTGAGGATGATGACGAAGAGGCTCTTCACAAGCTCTGTCGCGCCAACCTGCGATTCGTCGTCTCGGTCGCGAAGAAGTATCAGGGACAGGGCCTGTCGCTGGCCGACCTCATCAACGAGGGCAACTACGGCCTCATCAAGGCCGCTAAACGGTTCGACGAGACCCGTGGCTTCAAGTTTATCTCCTACGCCGTCTGGTGGATTCGGCAGGCCATCCTGCAGGCCCTTGCGGAGCAGAGCCGCGTAGTGCGTCTGCCTCTCAACCGCATCGGCACCATCTCGAAGATCCGGAAGGCCAGTGCCCGCCTGCAGCAGGATCTCGACCGCAAGCCCAATATCGAAGAGCTGGCCGAGGAGCTTGAGATCGATGTCCAGAAGGTGCGCGAGGCAATGAAGCACACCAGTCGCCACCTGTCGATGGACGCGCCGTTCAACGAGGAGGACGACAACAGCCTCCTCGACGTACTGCCGGACGAGGACAATGACTCTCCGGACGAGGAGATGCTCTCCGAATCGGTCAAGATCGACATCGAGCGCGCCCTCAGCGCCCTGCACGACCGGGAGGCCGAGATCACGCGCCTCTACTTCGGCATCGGGCGCGAGCACCCGCTTACCCTTGAGGAGATCGGCAAGCGCTTCGACCTCACGCGGGAGCGCGTCCGCCAGATTAAGGAGAAGGCCCTTCGGAAGCTCCGCCAGCGTCACAACCGTCAAGACCTTCAGCCTCACACTGATTAG
- a CDS encoding GH3 auxin-responsive promoter family protein, with protein MDDIVRSALQWMGPLRRVKEFKSRPVATQRSLLRRLLRRAADTEWGRRFGFSEIAEASDVVQAYQNRVPLHTYADIAEDAERIRNGAADVMWPGTITNFAVSSGTVSDGKVIPISDETIDHNRSFSVGTGVNYLKESLDPSFFGGSHLTLPGRVEEDPNYPGTKAGEISGILAENAPGFFRALFQAVPNEVTFLPSWEEKLQAVAERTVDKDIRLLVMVPTWALNLFDLLIDLHNERHGDTATTVGEVWPNLQVFVSGGVALRSYRDLIEEKIGHDIDFVETYGASEGFFSFQDELDDPSMLLHLDNGVFYEFVPLSERGDEAPARHTIADVEPGVRYSLHVTSCSGLWAYEVGDVVRFTQTFPHKITVAGRTSDMIDEYGEAIYGDEVRAALKSACEATGAHVSDYHVAPRPSANGTQPGHEWLIEFEHPPGTLAAFERALDEHLQEVNRHYYIRREGDALDGPDVSSLPKGTFYRWLQATNDDISGQTKVPRMSDTREVADGVLAAAEQGR; from the coding sequence ATGGACGACATCGTACGCTCGGCCCTGCAGTGGATGGGTCCCCTCCGGCGGGTAAAGGAATTCAAGTCCCGCCCCGTCGCCACGCAGCGCTCTCTGCTTCGCCGCCTGCTTCGTCGCGCCGCCGACACCGAATGGGGACGTCGGTTCGGGTTTTCTGAGATCGCCGAGGCGTCCGACGTTGTACAGGCCTATCAGAACCGCGTGCCGCTGCACACCTACGCGGACATCGCGGAGGATGCGGAGCGAATTCGGAACGGCGCCGCCGATGTGATGTGGCCCGGCACCATCACCAACTTCGCCGTCTCCAGCGGCACCGTCTCCGACGGCAAGGTGATTCCCATCAGCGACGAGACGATCGATCACAACCGGTCGTTCAGTGTAGGCACCGGCGTGAACTACCTCAAGGAGAGCCTCGACCCGAGCTTCTTCGGCGGCAGCCACCTGACCCTGCCGGGGCGCGTCGAGGAGGATCCCAACTACCCGGGCACGAAGGCGGGCGAGATCAGCGGCATCCTCGCAGAAAACGCCCCTGGGTTCTTCCGGGCGCTCTTCCAGGCCGTCCCCAACGAGGTGACCTTCCTTCCCAGTTGGGAGGAGAAGCTTCAGGCCGTTGCCGAGCGGACGGTCGACAAGGACATCCGCCTTCTCGTGATGGTGCCCACCTGGGCGCTTAACCTGTTCGATCTGCTGATCGATCTGCACAACGAGCGACATGGCGACACGGCCACGACCGTGGGCGAGGTGTGGCCCAACCTGCAGGTGTTCGTCTCGGGCGGGGTCGCCCTTCGGTCGTACCGCGACCTGATCGAGGAGAAGATCGGACACGACATCGACTTCGTCGAGACCTACGGCGCATCCGAGGGCTTTTTCTCCTTCCAGGACGAGCTCGACGACCCGTCGATGCTGCTACACCTCGACAACGGGGTCTTCTACGAGTTCGTGCCGCTCAGTGAGCGTGGTGACGAGGCCCCAGCCCGCCATACGATTGCCGATGTAGAGCCCGGCGTGCGCTACTCCCTGCACGTAACCTCCTGCAGCGGGCTCTGGGCCTACGAGGTGGGCGACGTCGTCCGGTTCACGCAGACCTTCCCACACAAGATCACCGTGGCGGGCCGCACGAGCGACATGATCGACGAGTACGGCGAGGCCATCTACGGGGATGAGGTCCGCGCCGCCCTGAAGTCGGCCTGCGAGGCCACCGGGGCGCACGTGTCCGACTATCACGTAGCCCCGCGCCCCTCGGCCAACGGCACGCAGCCGGGGCACGAGTGGCTCATTGAGTTTGAACACCCTCCGGGCACCCTGGCGGCCTTCGAACGCGCCCTCGACGAGCACTTGCAGGAGGTGAACCGGCACTACTACATCCGCCGGGAGGGCGACGCCCTCGACGGCCCGGACGTGTCGTCCCTTCCGAAAGGAACGTTTTACCGCTGGCTCCAAGCGACCAACGACGACATCAGCGGCCAGACGAAGGTCCCACGCATGAGCGACACCCGCGAGGTCGCCGATGGCGTGCTCGCGGCCGCTGAGCAGGGTCGTTGA
- a CDS encoding OmpP1/FadL family transporter, which translates to MLLPRLRALYLTLAMFVVAGLWAPSLVQAQGFGVYEQGSCAMARAGATVANGCGDGSSIYFNPANVAGAEGVTASVGATLIDANGEFTYDYTVRAPYTGTEVSLQNDPIPVPHGYVTYGLSERAGVGVGLYVPYGLETNWPTQLSDGTYFDGAFEGSRSRIQNIYVQPTTAYQITPRLRVGSGPIFAISVVELNQLLDLSQQSTPDGPTFGQLGIPFHTAFARVELESSNELGIGANFGLSYQATDRISIGARFTTPITVSYEGTAEFEQIQTELTVPADIVRDGEVVIPAGKDIDDIVGPQFQPGQQSENDQDRLTEQRVETEITFPLQLVGGLSVQATGRLLLLADYQFTGWSSFDEIALDFENLGERVREENYDDTHALRLGAEYDVLEQLTARLGYLYNTAAAPDETVTPLLPESNRNQFTVGIGWRPTDTIELNASYQLLQQNDRRGRVRGTLPGESLSTDLNQGLYGFGANLFGTTLTLHL; encoded by the coding sequence ATGCTTCTTCCTCGTCTCCGTGCCCTCTATCTGACCCTCGCCATGTTTGTGGTCGCCGGACTATGGGCCCCGTCTCTCGTGCAGGCTCAGGGGTTCGGGGTCTACGAGCAGGGCTCATGCGCAATGGCTCGGGCGGGCGCCACCGTGGCGAACGGCTGCGGCGACGGGTCGTCGATCTACTTCAACCCGGCGAACGTAGCCGGTGCCGAGGGCGTGACCGCCTCAGTAGGGGCCACCCTCATCGACGCGAACGGGGAGTTTACGTACGACTACACGGTCCGTGCTCCGTACACGGGCACGGAGGTCTCCCTTCAAAATGACCCGATCCCTGTTCCGCACGGCTACGTCACGTACGGGCTTTCCGAACGGGCTGGGGTTGGGGTCGGCCTGTACGTCCCATACGGCCTGGAGACGAACTGGCCCACACAGCTGTCGGACGGCACCTACTTCGACGGCGCCTTCGAAGGGTCCAGAAGTCGCATTCAGAATATTTACGTGCAGCCGACCACTGCCTACCAGATTACTCCGAGGCTACGCGTGGGATCCGGGCCCATCTTCGCCATTTCAGTGGTCGAGCTCAACCAGCTCCTGGATCTATCACAGCAGTCGACCCCCGACGGACCTACGTTCGGTCAACTGGGCATTCCCTTCCACACGGCCTTTGCTCGGGTGGAACTCGAAAGCAGCAACGAGCTCGGGATTGGCGCCAATTTCGGACTCTCGTACCAGGCCACAGACCGGATCTCCATCGGCGCCCGCTTCACAACGCCCATCACGGTGTCGTACGAGGGCACCGCGGAGTTTGAGCAGATCCAGACCGAGCTGACAGTTCCCGCTGATATTGTCCGAGACGGAGAAGTAGTAATCCCAGCAGGAAAGGATATTGATGACATCGTAGGACCGCAATTTCAGCCTGGTCAGCAATCTGAAAACGATCAAGACCGTCTCACAGAGCAACGCGTTGAAACAGAAATCACCTTTCCCCTCCAGCTCGTCGGGGGCCTCAGCGTCCAGGCCACCGGGAGACTGTTGCTGCTCGCCGACTACCAGTTCACCGGTTGGTCCTCCTTCGACGAGATCGCACTCGACTTCGAGAATCTGGGCGAGCGCGTCCGGGAAGAGAACTACGATGACACGCACGCCCTCCGCCTCGGCGCGGAGTACGACGTTCTCGAACAGTTGACGGCCCGCCTCGGCTACCTCTACAACACCGCCGCCGCCCCGGACGAGACGGTGACCCCGCTGCTCCCAGAGTCGAACCGCAACCAATTCACCGTAGGAATCGGCTGGCGCCCCACGGACACGATAGAGTTGAACGCGTCCTACCAGCTCCTCCAGCAGAACGACCGGCGGGGGCGGGTCCGCGGCACGCTGCCCGGTGAGTCTCTCTCGACGGACCTCAACCAGGGCCTTTATGGCTTCGGCGCCAACCTCTTCGGCACGACCCTCACACTCCACCTCTGA
- the folP gene encoding dihydropteroate synthase, protein MPRLSRSTPSLNPDDFPADRFVLRGDDYTLDCRPGSPEAMGAHVMGVLNVTPDSFSDGGQYVTVEKAMSRAAEMLSEGASIIDVGGESTRPGADPVSKEDERDRVVPVIDALTDRFPEAVVSVDTYKPDVARASLAAGADIVNDVTGLGHDPEMAEAAADWKAPLMLMHSEGEPGDLTRPREYDDVTAQVRDELARTVETAKQAGVEQIIIDPGFGFGKSDTENFRLLNEIDELLTLNCPVLVGVSRKSTIGATLGTPDDPAPVDERLFGSLGATAAAVARGATIVRTHDIAPTVEMLTVLGATLRQR, encoded by the coding sequence ATGCCTCGCCTGTCGCGCTCAACCCCATCGCTGAATCCCGACGACTTTCCCGCCGACCGGTTCGTGCTCCGCGGGGACGACTACACGCTCGACTGTCGGCCCGGCAGCCCGGAGGCTATGGGGGCGCATGTGATGGGGGTGCTGAACGTCACCCCCGACTCCTTTTCCGACGGCGGCCAGTACGTGACCGTCGAGAAGGCCATGTCGCGGGCCGCCGAGATGTTGAGTGAGGGGGCCTCAATTATCGACGTGGGGGGCGAGTCGACCCGGCCCGGGGCGGATCCCGTCTCGAAAGAAGACGAGCGCGACCGAGTGGTGCCCGTCATCGACGCCCTTACAGATCGGTTCCCCGAGGCGGTGGTGTCGGTCGACACCTACAAGCCCGACGTGGCCCGGGCGTCCCTCGCCGCCGGGGCGGACATCGTGAACGACGTCACCGGCCTGGGGCACGATCCTGAAATGGCCGAGGCGGCCGCCGACTGGAAAGCGCCCCTCATGCTGATGCATTCGGAGGGCGAGCCCGGCGACCTCACGCGGCCCCGGGAGTACGACGACGTGACGGCTCAGGTGCGCGACGAACTGGCCCGGACGGTGGAGACGGCGAAGCAGGCCGGTGTGGAGCAGATCATCATCGACCCGGGCTTCGGCTTCGGCAAGTCCGACACCGAGAATTTCCGCCTGCTCAACGAGATCGACGAGCTTCTCACCCTCAACTGCCCCGTGCTCGTGGGCGTCTCCCGCAAGAGCACGATTGGGGCCACCCTGGGCACGCCCGACGACCCCGCTCCCGTGGACGAGCGCCTCTTCGGGTCGCTCGGGGCCACGGCGGCGGCCGTGGCGCGAGGGGCCACCATTGTGCGCACCCACGACATCGCTCCCACTGTCGAGATGCTCACGGTTCTTGGGGCCACCCTTCGCCAACGCTAG
- a CDS encoding DUF2071 domain-containing protein, translated as MSLLPFRPSCSLQATVQNRVVFGYEVSPDQVTPFLPEKLVPVERNGTACVSLVGGELTRMRVFGVVSLGLRRVPTVELQVHVHPAGAPEKEGTWTVQAHTPRRLVAWGAQALYGERVEITSMQPIRREPADHVEVTYRFDWKGREQRVRARGEPSPVTPSPNAHAHSLLGPNWRFSTARDGTLLRTYIDRSAVPICRVQEHHVTMQWSAAYGEIGELLQDQSPFHVLLSLRSPVALHWPART; from the coding sequence ATGTCGCTTCTGCCGTTTCGCCCTTCCTGCTCCCTTCAGGCCACGGTCCAGAACCGGGTGGTCTTCGGGTACGAGGTGTCCCCTGATCAGGTGACCCCCTTTCTGCCCGAGAAGCTCGTGCCGGTTGAGCGGAACGGGACGGCATGCGTCAGCCTCGTGGGGGGGGAGCTGACGAGAATGCGGGTGTTCGGGGTTGTGTCCCTTGGACTTCGGCGGGTGCCCACGGTCGAACTGCAGGTGCACGTGCATCCGGCGGGTGCCCCCGAGAAGGAGGGGACGTGGACGGTGCAGGCACATACGCCGCGGCGTCTCGTGGCGTGGGGGGCTCAGGCGCTCTACGGTGAGCGGGTGGAGATAACGTCCATGCAGCCCATTCGGCGAGAACCAGCCGACCATGTGGAGGTGACCTACCGCTTCGATTGGAAGGGACGCGAGCAGCGAGTCCGGGCGCGGGGGGAGCCCTCTCCTGTGACACCCTCCCCCAACGCTCATGCCCATTCCCTGCTCGGCCCCAACTGGCGATTCAGCACCGCACGGGATGGCACGCTACTGCGAACCTACATCGACCGCTCGGCAGTGCCCATCTGCCGTGTACAGGAGCATCACGTCACCATGCAGTGGTCAGCCGCCTACGGGGAAATCGGAGAACTCCTCCAAGACCAGTCCCCGTTCCATGTCCTTCTCTCTCTCAGATCGCCCGTGGCCCTGCACTGGCCCGCACGGACGTAA
- a CDS encoding cell division protein FtsX: protein MLPYFIREGFANLRRATFSAVASTSAIAVALVLVGVFGIVGYEASVVSEMLREQASQMEVFIEQDATKDVQEALHARVQTRPGVAQTEFISHEEAARIFREEFGEGASAFEDPTFLPASIKIEMAPSHAHPDSMARAADVINEWRGAEEVVLNRDLLTRVAQNRQLINAIGLSLGGIVVLAAIFLVANTIRLTIYARRLLIRTMKLVGATDRFVRRPFLVEGITQGFAGGAIAGGVVWGLYRLFFQQIDRAPPSLYMELLFFGGLVGGGVLLGWLGSYFAARRFIQNIELH, encoded by the coding sequence GTGCTGCCGTACTTCATCCGGGAAGGCTTTGCCAACCTTCGACGCGCCACGTTCTCGGCCGTGGCGTCTACGAGTGCCATTGCGGTGGCCCTGGTGCTAGTGGGCGTATTCGGCATTGTGGGGTACGAGGCCTCGGTCGTGTCGGAAATGTTGCGTGAGCAGGCCAGCCAGATGGAGGTGTTCATCGAGCAGGACGCGACGAAAGACGTCCAGGAGGCCCTCCACGCCCGCGTTCAGACGAGGCCGGGGGTGGCGCAAACCGAGTTTATCTCCCACGAAGAGGCCGCTAGGATTTTCCGGGAGGAGTTCGGGGAAGGAGCCTCCGCCTTCGAGGACCCAACCTTTCTTCCTGCCTCGATCAAGATCGAAATGGCTCCGAGCCACGCCCACCCGGACAGCATGGCCCGTGCCGCGGACGTCATCAACGAGTGGCGAGGGGCGGAAGAGGTCGTGCTCAACCGGGACCTGCTCACGCGGGTGGCGCAGAACCGGCAACTCATCAACGCCATTGGGCTGTCGCTGGGGGGCATTGTCGTGCTCGCGGCCATTTTCCTCGTGGCCAACACGATTCGGCTCACCATCTATGCCCGGCGGCTGCTCATCCGAACGATGAAGCTGGTAGGGGCCACGGACCGCTTCGTGCGGCGTCCCTTCCTCGTCGAGGGGATTACGCAAGGGTTCGCCGGAGGAGCCATTGCCGGGGGCGTTGTGTGGGGGCTCTACCGGCTGTTTTTTCAGCAGATTGATCGGGCGCCCCCGTCGCTCTACATGGAGCTTCTGTTCTTTGGCGGCCTCGTCGGGGGGGGCGTTCTGCTCGGGTGGCTCGGGTCCTACTTTGCCGCCCGTCGGTTCATCCAAAACATCGAGCTCCACTGA